Proteins from a genomic interval of Chroococcidiopsis thermalis PCC 7203:
- a CDS encoding IS701 family transposase: METLLAHAQGLVYTLLDLMPSHYQRDSLQALLGLFLQAQGHPLPQQCKTKSASALSRFLNVYPWSTRRLIRSTRSFVLQQILSQPRIGRRPILQVIIDLTTLEKRGKFKLLDGLVRVFHSKRGLHLVVMYLVVGQWRVPWNFRVYRGKNHSSPAQLGLRLVQSLPSLLSQHFQLMILVDTAFGSAEFLHGIRKLKYHAIAGVRCDRKLQDGRNVKQLCRRGQQVRLVKLKFPVSLSWYYLKRDDGRLEKRFVLSTKPLKASTINYWGKKRWQIEGWFKTAKHRFGLDQFGQGTLLGVYRWLVLSLLAYLLAHWAYLSTASTDSPDWGKAAQLALEALLPQLVVLLLLLESKRLTPLARSLGFDIQITCCKI; the protein is encoded by the coding sequence ATGGAAACCCTTCTTGCCCACGCCCAAGGGCTAGTCTACACCCTACTTGATTTGATGCCGAGCCACTATCAACGAGATAGCCTACAAGCCTTGCTGGGATTATTTTTACAAGCTCAAGGACATCCTCTGCCCCAACAATGCAAAACTAAATCAGCCAGTGCCTTAAGTCGGTTTCTCAACGTCTACCCCTGGTCAACTCGTCGGCTGATTCGTAGTACCCGCTCCTTTGTCCTGCAGCAAATTCTGTCACAGCCACGAATTGGACGTAGACCCATCTTACAAGTCATCATCGACTTAACCACCCTAGAAAAACGCGGCAAGTTCAAGCTGTTGGATGGATTAGTGCGAGTCTTCCATAGCAAACGTGGGCTACACCTAGTCGTGATGTATCTAGTAGTGGGTCAATGGCGCGTGCCGTGGAATTTTCGAGTTTACCGAGGGAAAAATCATTCCTCACCAGCACAGTTGGGGCTACGACTTGTACAAAGCTTACCTTCATTGCTGAGTCAACACTTTCAGCTCATGATTTTAGTAGATACAGCCTTTGGTAGTGCCGAATTTTTACATGGTATACGTAAATTAAAATATCACGCCATTGCCGGAGTACGCTGTGACCGCAAGCTACAAGATGGGCGCAATGTTAAGCAACTATGCAGGCGGGGACAACAAGTGCGACTGGTAAAATTAAAGTTTCCAGTTTCACTGTCTTGGTACTATCTCAAGCGTGACGACGGTAGGCTGGAAAAGCGCTTTGTCCTCTCTACCAAACCACTTAAAGCTAGTACTATCAATTACTGGGGCAAAAAGCGTTGGCAGATTGAGGGATGGTTCAAAACTGCTAAACATCGGTTTGGATTAGACCAATTTGGTCAGGGCACATTGCTAGGTGTCTACCGTTGGCTGGTATTGTCACTTTTAGCTTATTTGTTAGCACATTGGGCTTATTTGTCTACTGCATCTACCGACTCACCTGATTGGGGTAAGGCGGCTCAACTGGCACTTGAAGCATTACTGCCTCAACTAGTGGTGTTGCTCCTGCTGCTGGAGAGCAAACGCCTCACACCCCTAGCACGCTCCCTTGGTTTTGACATTCAAATCACTTGCTGCAAGATCTGA
- a CDS encoding isopeptide-forming domain-containing fimbrial protein produces the protein MRKVQFYSVLGTLKLEEKAIAIHLYSGKFELAAFVCTFILCILGYWTQPAQAEGSKELNSSSGKRAYTEWDTVQTTAGIARKSTLKVYVNAGEKINLGSSVYNSAGGGTQDIVYRSPNGGQDGSCDVLQTGFGLIDTTTKEANGPFPSAGGYTPCQITATETGIYEVEFHAPLSDGTGQNPLMIATTTAFATDATQRATVAAWDITVTNSSAQAIPGRVFANYLALNIGNNTNDSIGALSSAVFVKTADGYLYRIDFNGLDPFGFIMLSNPQGFTSGGNRLYKSVQLGSGDSLPSGGAIDSSVAGTNKIFFNPPSMDLPATASLPSGGSTWLQSLVAPPPAAPTNFEFVGKEANTPGKAGTFPLGGYFKFNVAQAGRYRIFLDFNGNGTFDSNDRILSGISTVGTNSVEWDGKDGLGVALRPDATGYRASIAVTVDVGEVHFPFIDAENNPRGIIVTRQNCTLSEPLAGCTIVYYNDTGLIGGTVPNPIAAKGGIDSSTGAHAFSSSFGDHKGIDTWTSVPSTSDSIESGGIVLREADLQVTKTHSFSNVVGSQITYTVTVTNKGPSDTSDIVVTDNIPGTVTNVTWTCAITNDVAGSLANACGAANGSGNNLNTTLTLNKDAVATFTITGTVPSFADLSNSVTAKTPLDVTDPNTTANDSHTNTVTDTFIFGTPPTVTKTDVLAIDGDRSGGTTPLANQAVTPGDTLEYRITVTNPSTNTAISNVILTDTIPTNTTYVSGTLRVAAGANTGNKTNSLDTDQAEIINNNTNVIFRLGTGANGTLGGSLTAGQSTTVTFRVRVNNPFPNGVSQVSNQAFVASDKFPSLKSNDPDTSTADDLTVTRIAARLRLVKRITAINTTNFTNVVDPTTTSDLNDNSNVRWLSNYLQGKVFDTTQPGDEIEYTIYFISDGANSANNTALCDRIPTNTSFISNTFNSGYTANSLGLSGTDRGILWQYSGTTQSLTNLSDGDAATYFPPGVEPSNVYPNINCQGSNTNGAIVVNLGSLPNLRSCTSTDTLVAKE, from the coding sequence ATGCGCAAGGTTCAATTTTACAGTGTGCTAGGGACTCTAAAGCTTGAAGAGAAAGCGATCGCAATCCATCTATATTCCGGTAAGTTCGAGCTGGCAGCTTTTGTCTGCACCTTCATCTTATGTATTCTCGGCTATTGGACGCAGCCAGCCCAAGCTGAAGGTAGTAAAGAACTCAACTCTAGTAGTGGCAAGAGAGCTTATACTGAGTGGGATACCGTACAAACAACAGCTGGGATTGCTCGGAAAAGCACGCTCAAAGTTTACGTGAATGCTGGAGAAAAGATTAATCTTGGCTCTAGTGTCTACAACAGTGCTGGAGGAGGGACTCAAGATATTGTCTACCGCAGTCCTAATGGAGGACAGGATGGTTCTTGTGATGTCCTCCAAACGGGCTTCGGCTTGATTGATACAACCACTAAAGAAGCTAACGGACCATTTCCTAGTGCAGGCGGATATACTCCTTGCCAAATTACTGCAACTGAAACTGGAATCTACGAAGTAGAATTTCATGCTCCACTTTCAGATGGAACTGGTCAAAACCCGCTCATGATTGCTACAACCACTGCCTTTGCCACAGATGCAACTCAAAGAGCAACAGTAGCAGCTTGGGACATTACTGTAACTAATAGTTCCGCTCAAGCTATTCCTGGTCGGGTATTTGCGAATTACCTAGCTCTCAACATAGGTAATAATACGAATGACTCGATAGGAGCTTTGAGTTCTGCTGTATTTGTCAAAACCGCAGATGGTTATTTATACAGAATAGATTTCAACGGCTTAGATCCCTTTGGATTTATCATGCTATCCAATCCACAAGGGTTTACTTCAGGAGGAAATCGACTCTACAAATCCGTTCAACTTGGGAGTGGTGATAGTTTACCGAGTGGAGGCGCGATCGATAGCTCCGTAGCAGGGACTAATAAAATATTTTTTAATCCTCCAAGCATGGACTTACCAGCTACGGCTTCGCTACCTAGCGGTGGTTCGACATGGCTCCAGTCTTTAGTCGCTCCTCCTCCTGCTGCACCGACTAACTTTGAGTTCGTCGGCAAAGAAGCAAACACTCCTGGTAAAGCAGGTACATTTCCTTTGGGTGGTTATTTCAAATTTAATGTGGCTCAAGCAGGACGTTACCGAATTTTTCTAGACTTCAACGGTAATGGTACTTTTGATAGCAACGATCGCATCTTATCTGGAATTTCCACAGTTGGGACTAATTCTGTGGAATGGGACGGTAAGGATGGATTGGGTGTGGCTCTCAGACCCGATGCGACTGGATATCGTGCTAGTATTGCGGTCACGGTTGATGTTGGTGAAGTCCACTTTCCCTTTATTGACGCTGAGAACAACCCCAGAGGCATCATCGTAACGCGACAGAATTGTACTCTCAGCGAGCCATTAGCCGGGTGTACGATTGTCTACTACAACGATACTGGATTAATTGGAGGAACTGTACCCAATCCTATTGCTGCTAAGGGTGGAATTGACAGCAGTACAGGCGCTCATGCTTTTAGTAGCTCTTTTGGCGATCACAAAGGAATCGATACCTGGACGAGCGTTCCATCTACCTCTGACTCTATAGAATCTGGTGGCATCGTTCTCCGAGAAGCTGACCTGCAAGTGACGAAAACACATAGTTTTTCCAATGTTGTTGGTAGCCAAATTACTTACACAGTCACCGTAACTAACAAAGGTCCCAGCGATACAAGCGATATTGTCGTTACTGACAATATTCCTGGCACTGTTACTAATGTCACTTGGACTTGTGCAATTACTAATGATGTTGCTGGTAGTCTCGCTAATGCTTGTGGTGCAGCCAATGGTTCGGGGAACAACCTCAATACCACATTAACGCTTAATAAAGATGCAGTTGCCACTTTTACTATTACGGGTACTGTTCCTAGTTTTGCAGACTTGTCGAATTCAGTTACTGCTAAAACTCCACTAGATGTGACAGATCCGAATACAACCGCTAACGATTCTCACACTAACACTGTTACCGATACCTTTATATTTGGTACTCCTCCTACTGTAACTAAAACTGACGTGCTTGCTATTGATGGCGATCGTTCTGGTGGTACAACTCCTTTAGCAAACCAAGCTGTTACCCCAGGGGATACTTTAGAGTACAGGATTACTGTGACCAACCCTAGCACAAATACAGCAATTAGCAACGTCATACTGACCGATACCATTCCTACCAATACGACTTATGTTTCTGGTACTTTAAGAGTTGCTGCGGGAGCTAATACCGGAAACAAAACTAATAGTCTAGATACCGATCAAGCAGAAATCATTAACAACAATACTAATGTTATCTTTCGTCTGGGAACAGGAGCAAACGGCACATTAGGGGGAAGTTTGACTGCTGGGCAAAGCACTACAGTCACATTTCGCGTTCGGGTTAACAATCCTTTTCCGAATGGTGTGTCTCAAGTGTCTAATCAAGCATTTGTTGCTAGCGACAAATTTCCGAGTCTTAAAAGTAACGATCCTGATACTTCTACAGCAGACGATCTGACTGTTACTCGTATAGCAGCACGGCTACGCTTAGTTAAACGAATTACAGCCATTAATACCACAAATTTTACTAATGTTGTCGATCCTACTACAACTAGCGATTTAAATGACAATAGTAATGTGAGATGGTTGTCTAACTATTTACAAGGCAAAGTCTTTGATACTACGCAACCTGGAGACGAAATTGAATATACAATCTACTTTATTTCGGATGGAGCGAATTCAGCAAATAATACAGCTTTGTGCGATCGCATTCCTACGAACACCAGTTTTATTTCTAATACCTTTAATAGTGGTTACACTGCTAATAGTTTAGGTTTATCAGGAACAGATAGAGGTATTCTCTGGCAATACAGCGGCACGACTCAATCGTTAACAAATCTCAGTGATGGAGATGCCGCAACCTATTTTCCCCCAGGAGTTGAGCCGAGTAACGTTTATCCCAATATTAATTGTCAGGGCAGTAATACCAATGGGGCGATCGTGGTTAATTTAGGTAGTTTACCCAATCTTAGATCTTGCACCAGTACAGATACTCTAGTTGCGAAAGAGTAG
- a CDS encoding DUF11 domain-containing protein, producing MKHLSMFGVAVAVLLSAPLGDRIVSAQQQPKATVQNIQSQRPVQLNLMAEKKVMQKDAQGKPKATWQAMRGKVTVFPGDVIRYTVRGANSGDRPVKNLVLTQPIPKQTTYILNSVTINHPGVAVTYSIDNGKSFVEKPTVKVKLADGKVKTEPAPAELYTHIRWKFDKAVDSSQLVGAAYQVKVK from the coding sequence ATGAAACATTTGTCAATGTTTGGCGTAGCTGTCGCCGTATTATTATCTGCACCTCTAGGCGATCGCATCGTTAGCGCCCAACAACAGCCAAAAGCAACAGTTCAAAACATTCAATCTCAACGCCCCGTACAGTTAAATCTGATGGCAGAAAAGAAAGTCATGCAGAAAGACGCGCAGGGCAAGCCAAAAGCAACTTGGCAAGCAATGCGGGGAAAAGTTACAGTTTTTCCAGGGGATGTGATTCGCTATACCGTGCGCGGTGCTAACAGTGGCGATCGCCCAGTCAAAAATCTCGTCTTAACTCAACCAATTCCCAAGCAGACGACATATATTTTGAATTCTGTTACGATTAACCATCCTGGGGTTGCGGTTACGTACAGTATTGATAATGGCAAGAGTTTTGTCGAAAAACCAACTGTAAAAGTCAAATTAGCTGACGGTAAGGTTAAAACCGAGCCAGCACCAGCAGAACTCTACACTCACATTCGCTGGAAATTTGACAAAGCAGTTGATTCTAGCCAGTTGGTTGGTGCAGCTTATCAAGTCAAGGTGAAATAA
- a CDS encoding DUF11 domain-containing protein encodes MQPPNRFLNYWLRPIATALLAGAVSQTLLTGLIQVGVAIEITNQATYSYEFNNDKSEIKQSIQTTTNKLSTSVVTTDLIDPLGKITGCTGETLPDYTGFSIGLYEPNSQDATTTEIAEPVSLTRTESPDIANNNIPRGLEPNTENSNPFFLTNGKEGTYNFLLDPQRGQLDRGKTYILLIHPPDKSIYDERRIKLTIGERDDRVVAYTATSLDGKPISATDNRTSINGTIDIENAERIGLVLAVLDLDTSVCQAQEVQVVKTGDRATAEPGDTVIYRLSVKNLSSSPLKNIVVTDTLPLGFTFIPKSVRAELGKSPVAIASSHDGRTISLRAEGIELPSNATNEQVLNIAYAAVLTADAVRGTGENLANVTGQRIDNNQTVKDGPAVHRLRINPGILSDCGTLIGRVFVDKNFDGEQQPGEPGVPNAVIFMDDGNRITTDIQGLFSVANVISGYRTGVLDFSSVPGYTLAPNRRFIERNSQSRLVHLEPGGMARMNFAVTPIAKEAKPK; translated from the coding sequence ATGCAACCTCCGAACCGATTTTTGAATTATTGGTTGCGACCAATAGCAACAGCTCTTTTAGCTGGAGCTGTCTCACAAACTTTACTAACTGGTCTAATTCAAGTAGGGGTAGCAATTGAAATCACTAATCAAGCAACTTATAGTTATGAGTTTAATAACGATAAATCAGAGATTAAACAATCAATCCAAACGACAACAAATAAACTTTCTACCTCAGTAGTCACCACAGATTTAATAGATCCTTTAGGAAAAATCACAGGCTGTACTGGTGAAACTTTGCCTGATTATACAGGATTTAGTATTGGTTTGTACGAGCCAAATTCTCAAGATGCAACAACAACAGAAATTGCCGAACCTGTATCTCTCACTCGTACAGAATCACCAGATATTGCTAACAATAATATTCCCAGAGGATTAGAGCCAAATACAGAAAATAGCAATCCTTTTTTCCTCACCAATGGCAAAGAAGGAACTTATAATTTCCTTCTCGATCCTCAGCGGGGTCAGTTGGATCGCGGTAAAACTTATATTTTATTAATTCATCCCCCCGATAAATCAATTTATGACGAGCGCCGCATCAAGCTCACAATTGGAGAACGGGACGATAGAGTTGTTGCTTATACCGCTACCTCTTTAGACGGCAAACCAATTAGTGCTACTGACAATCGCACGTCTATTAACGGAACGATTGACATTGAAAATGCCGAACGAATTGGATTAGTCTTAGCCGTTTTGGATTTGGATACAAGCGTTTGTCAAGCTCAAGAAGTACAAGTTGTCAAAACAGGCGATCGCGCTACAGCCGAACCTGGAGATACAGTTATCTATCGTCTCTCAGTCAAAAATCTCAGCAGCAGCCCGCTGAAAAATATCGTCGTCACCGATACCTTACCTCTAGGTTTTACCTTTATACCTAAATCCGTGCGGGCAGAGTTGGGCAAATCTCCAGTTGCGATCGCCTCTAGTCACGATGGCAGAACGATCTCTTTACGTGCAGAAGGAATAGAACTACCAAGTAACGCCACCAACGAGCAAGTTCTGAATATAGCTTATGCCGCAGTCCTCACGGCTGACGCAGTTCGCGGCACGGGTGAAAACCTGGCAAACGTGACCGGACAGCGCATTGATAACAACCAAACAGTCAAAGATGGTCCCGCCGTTCACAGATTACGGATTAATCCAGGCATTTTGTCAGATTGCGGCACGCTGATCGGACGAGTATTCGTAGATAAAAACTTTGATGGCGAACAGCAACCAGGAGAACCAGGAGTTCCCAATGCGGTGATTTTCATGGATGACGGCAACCGCATTACTACCGATATTCAAGGACTATTTTCTGTTGCCAATGTCATTTCTGGTTATCGCACGGGAGTTTTAGATTTCAGTAGCGTACCTGGCTACACCTTGGCTCCCAACCGCCGTTTTATCGAACGCAACAGTCAATCTCGTTTAGTGCATTTAGAACCTGGTGGAATGGCGCGGATGAATTTTGCTGTGACTCCGATCGCGAAGGAGGCAAAACCTAAATGA
- a CDS encoding right-handed parallel beta-helix repeat-containing protein, with translation MNKPVMLKKLAPITLTVVGVLLCCPLKANATPNLQIKPISWDIIGLDSNKPDIEGPNVFNIGARVCNLGTSAAKDIQAKINLGSGTGSAYISLLGLNTLNINYLPAGGAGSTFHNIGNTGATPAYCTDFYFNIQVQRLLAAQNTYREYYIEATGKDLSGTQLATITTPQPRRLYVEKLVEQNRNKVLTFTGTTTVQSGDIVDYTVTGQTATGGYEQLVFATNFPNTVFQVLKVNTNYTTPSGTTNNSIYGDACGWDSDPNSSYYRTCDNLSISDGYTGGKVGDDFTARYKVKIIATQNQTIGVSSLVYDKSGSSYHYNTTYKIPPDYDININVTPAVTADLSLTKTVNKLLPNVGENVTFTINVKNDGPDNATNVKVQDILPTGITYVSSNASVTFGATTPTYLSVSDYNGGVYISSTGMWDIGTLPKGATATLQIVATVNTTNAITNIAEVNASDQTDPDSTPNNNNVNEDDRAAVTFNQRVSISGTVFEDVNYGGGVGRDYTTANNSAALSGFATGVIRRPNVRVELYSSAGNFLTSTLTDTNGAYSFTNQPGNTSYTVRVVNGTVTSARPSSGGTLIPVQTYRTDATTGTITAVADRVGGENPTLVDAGNGSTTLAALTTATTAAQSIAQINAGAGNITGIDFGFNFDTIVSTRDSGQGSLRQFIINSNTLNNTSLAQVGVLSGREESIFMISDGAAHPGLRAGLPNQFSGGVATITLATALPAIANATSTNANRTSIDGRTQTALTGDTNAPIFNNTTGPEIVLNVAAGPGLEVQASFTFIKNIGITGANGVGTAGVGVYFNGAGAANSRLEDATIFSNDNSGVKFQSATSAYVNSNIIRNNGVTDPLADGVELIGSSSNNVTENIIINNPGYGIDLHTTTNNSNNLSSNQIINNGAPDDTQDAGIGIRLGSNNLIGQNTIANNLGDGIVVAAGTGNTMTENSIYSNGGLGIDLGGGSEGNGVTLNDSGDLDTGANGLFNFPILESAQLSGGNLVVKGFARPGSKIEFFVKQPDPSGFGEGQEYLVTLVEDSADDADATTGTYTSPFNGLNQGTDTTNRFEFSIPLGSLPNTVTTADTLTATATCLNSENCTSAPNGSTSEFSGNITITGSPHLSLVKRITAINGVPFSGFDGTATDPNNNGDLDEDVNWGLPLDDSLRGQIDGGFVQPGEEVEYTIYYLSTGATTAQNVLFCDRVPANMSFLATGFDSYPVQASGGLQGVARGILWQYNGTTESLTNVSDGDTAMYFPPGVEPSSVYPSVNCQGSNTTGAIVVNLGDLINATAPGIPANAYGFVRFKAKLN, from the coding sequence ATGAATAAACCTGTAATGTTAAAAAAACTTGCTCCAATTACCTTAACCGTTGTTGGAGTACTTTTATGTTGTCCCCTAAAAGCAAATGCCACTCCCAACTTACAAATTAAACCCATTTCCTGGGACATTATCGGTCTAGATAGTAATAAACCTGATATTGAAGGACCCAATGTTTTTAATATTGGAGCTAGAGTTTGTAATCTCGGTACATCTGCCGCTAAAGATATACAAGCGAAGATTAACTTGGGTTCGGGAACGGGTAGTGCTTATATTTCACTTCTCGGTCTGAATACTTTAAATATTAACTATCTACCTGCTGGCGGTGCTGGATCGACATTTCATAATATTGGTAATACTGGCGCAACTCCAGCTTACTGCACAGATTTTTATTTCAACATTCAAGTTCAGCGACTTCTAGCTGCTCAAAACACGTATCGAGAATATTATATTGAGGCAACTGGTAAAGATTTAAGCGGTACTCAGCTAGCGACAATTACAACTCCTCAACCTCGCCGTTTATACGTTGAAAAATTAGTCGAGCAGAATCGTAATAAGGTACTCACTTTCACAGGCACAACCACCGTACAATCAGGAGATATTGTAGATTATACGGTAACTGGTCAGACAGCAACTGGAGGTTATGAACAATTAGTTTTTGCTACTAACTTTCCCAACACTGTTTTTCAGGTTCTTAAAGTTAATACCAATTATACAACTCCCTCTGGTACAACTAATAATTCCATTTATGGTGATGCCTGTGGTTGGGATTCAGATCCTAATTCTAGTTATTACCGAACTTGCGATAATCTGAGTATTTCTGATGGTTATACAGGTGGAAAAGTTGGCGATGACTTTACTGCAAGATACAAAGTAAAAATTATTGCTACTCAGAATCAAACAATTGGTGTTTCTAGTTTAGTTTATGATAAATCTGGCTCTAGTTATCACTACAATACAACTTATAAAATTCCACCCGACTATGACATTAATATTAATGTTACTCCTGCTGTAACAGCAGATTTAAGTTTAACTAAGACAGTCAATAAATTACTGCCTAATGTAGGGGAAAATGTCACCTTTACGATTAATGTAAAAAACGATGGTCCTGACAACGCTACAAATGTCAAGGTTCAGGATATCTTACCTACTGGAATAACCTACGTTTCCTCGAATGCCTCTGTCACCTTTGGCGCTACGACTCCTACTTATCTCAGTGTCAGCGATTACAACGGAGGTGTTTACATTTCTAGTACGGGGATGTGGGATATAGGTACGCTTCCCAAAGGCGCTACTGCAACGCTTCAGATTGTGGCAACAGTAAATACCACTAATGCCATTACTAATATTGCTGAAGTCAACGCCAGCGACCAAACCGATCCTGACTCTACTCCGAACAACAATAACGTCAACGAAGACGATCGCGCTGCTGTAACTTTTAATCAAAGGGTATCCATTTCTGGTACGGTGTTTGAAGATGTTAACTATGGTGGTGGTGTAGGGCGCGACTATACGACTGCTAACAATTCAGCCGCACTCTCCGGCTTCGCTACAGGTGTAATTCGCCGCCCAAACGTACGGGTAGAGTTATATAGCTCGGCAGGCAATTTCTTGACTTCCACTCTCACTGATACTAACGGCGCTTACAGCTTCACCAATCAGCCAGGAAATACAAGTTACACGGTGCGCGTGGTTAACGGTACTGTAACTTCTGCCCGTCCCAGTTCGGGAGGTACGCTCATCCCGGTACAGACTTATCGTACCGATGCCACTACGGGAACTATAACTGCGGTTGCGGATCGGGTGGGGGGAGAAAACCCGACATTAGTTGATGCGGGCAATGGTAGTACCACGTTAGCCGCACTCACTACCGCTACAACCGCTGCTCAATCGATCGCCCAAATTAATGCTGGTGCTGGTAATATCACGGGTATAGACTTCGGCTTTAACTTTGACACCATAGTCAGTACGAGAGATTCCGGTCAGGGCAGCTTACGCCAGTTCATTATTAACAGTAATACTCTCAACAATACGAGTCTGGCTCAAGTTGGAGTGCTTTCCGGTAGGGAGGAGAGTATCTTCATGATTTCAGATGGTGCAGCTCATCCCGGTTTACGGGCGGGGTTACCTAACCAATTTAGCGGTGGTGTCGCCACAATTACTTTAGCAACTGCTCTACCCGCGATCGCAAATGCAACTAGTACTAACGCTAACCGTACTAGTATTGATGGTAGAACCCAAACTGCCTTAACTGGAGACACTAACGCACCAATATTTAACAACACGACTGGACCAGAAATTGTTCTCAACGTCGCCGCCGGTCCTGGGCTGGAAGTGCAAGCTAGCTTTACTTTTATTAAAAATATCGGTATTACTGGTGCTAACGGTGTAGGTACGGCAGGTGTGGGAGTCTATTTCAATGGTGCGGGGGCAGCGAACTCGCGGCTAGAAGATGCTACTATTTTTAGCAATGATAACTCAGGCGTAAAGTTTCAAAGTGCCACTAGCGCTTACGTTAATTCCAATATCATTCGTAATAATGGCGTGACCGATCCTCTTGCTGATGGGGTCGAACTGATTGGCTCTAGTAGCAATAACGTGACTGAGAATATCATCATCAACAACCCAGGTTACGGGATCGATCTACATACGACTACCAACAACAGCAACAACCTGAGTAGTAACCAGATTATCAACAATGGCGCACCCGACGACACTCAGGATGCTGGAATTGGTATCCGCTTAGGAAGCAACAACCTGATCGGTCAAAATACGATCGCTAACAATCTCGGTGATGGTATTGTCGTTGCTGCGGGAACGGGCAACACAATGACTGAAAACTCGATTTATAGCAACGGTGGACTTGGCATCGATTTGGGTGGTGGTAGCGAAGGTAATGGGGTGACGCTTAATGACAGTGGCGATCTCGATACGGGTGCAAATGGTCTATTTAACTTTCCGATTTTAGAGAGCGCTCAGCTTTCAGGTGGTAACCTAGTCGTTAAAGGCTTTGCTCGCCCTGGCTCGAAAATAGAATTTTTTGTCAAACAACCCGACCCCTCAGGTTTTGGTGAAGGACAAGAATATCTCGTGACGTTGGTTGAAGATTCGGCAGACGATGCCGATGCGACAACTGGCACTTATACTAGTCCGTTCAATGGTCTCAACCAAGGTACTGACACCACAAACCGATTTGAATTTTCGATCCCGTTAGGCAGTCTGCCGAATACAGTCACAACCGCTGACACGCTCACTGCTACTGCTACCTGTCTCAACAGCGAAAACTGCACTAGCGCCCCAAATGGCAGTACTTCAGAATTCAGCGGTAATATTACCATTACTGGCAGCCCTCATCTATCACTCGTCAAGCGCATTACTGCCATCAATGGCGTTCCTTTTTCTGGGTTTGATGGTACTGCTACTGACCCGAATAATAATGGCGATCTCGATGAAGATGTGAACTGGGGTTTACCGCTGGATGACTCCTTGAGAGGACAGATCGATGGCGGTTTTGTCCAACCGGGAGAAGAAGTCGAATACACGATTTACTATCTCTCTACTGGTGCGACTACAGCTCAAAATGTGTTGTTTTGCGATCGCGTTCCCGCAAATATGAGTTTTCTTGCTACTGGGTTCGATAGCTATCCCGTGCAAGCATCTGGAGGTTTACAAGGAGTAGCACGGGGGATTCTCTGGCAATATAACGGGACGACTGAATCGTTAACAAATGTCAGCGATGGAGATACGGCAATGTATTTTCCCCCAGGAGTTGAGCCGAGTAGTGTTTATCCTAGTGTTAATTGTCAGGGTAGCAATACCACTGGGGCGATCGTGGTTAATTTAGGCGATTTAATCAATGCGACTGCGCCTGGAATTCCTGCAAATGCCTATGGATTTGTGCGGTTTAAAGCTAAGCTCAACTAA